A single region of the Sulfurospirillum arsenophilum NBRC 109478 genome encodes:
- a CDS encoding DNA adenine methylase → MNYIGSKAKLLSFIETTISEFVKNKLPAKKFCDLFAGSGCVGYHFAQKGYTIISNDAEFYSYVLNYAMLQTTNLDGINERIIALNALPPIAGMMYQQYCLGSGSGRNYFSDDNGQKIDALRQGIEAYKDDETLYIYLLASLLISADKVANTASIYSAFLKNLKPLAQEKLYLQALEHIPSATAHQVYCSDANTLISTIEGDILYLDPPYNRRQYGANYHILNTIARYDSFTPKGKTGVRSYESSAYCKTTTALQALEKLIQEAKFSYIFVSYNDEGIISQEAIMKMMQKYGRYESVKIPHQRFKAYQNLKQKHSIYEYLHMLEKF, encoded by the coding sequence ATGAATTACATTGGCTCAAAAGCAAAACTTCTTTCTTTTATAGAGACCACTATATCGGAATTTGTGAAAAATAAGCTTCCTGCAAAAAAATTTTGTGATCTTTTTGCAGGGAGTGGCTGTGTGGGGTACCATTTCGCACAAAAAGGCTACACCATCATCAGCAATGACGCTGAATTCTACAGTTACGTGCTTAATTATGCGATGCTTCAAACAACCAATTTAGACGGTATAAATGAGCGTATAATTGCTTTAAATGCGCTTCCTCCTATAGCGGGAATGATGTATCAACAGTATTGTCTAGGCAGTGGAAGTGGACGGAACTATTTTTCGGATGATAATGGTCAAAAAATAGATGCACTGCGTCAAGGCATTGAAGCTTATAAAGACGATGAGACGCTCTATATTTATCTTTTAGCTTCACTGCTCATCAGTGCCGATAAAGTTGCCAATACTGCTTCCATTTACAGTGCTTTTTTAAAGAATCTCAAACCTCTTGCCCAAGAAAAACTCTACTTACAGGCATTGGAACACATACCCTCAGCCACAGCTCACCAGGTGTATTGCAGTGATGCCAATACGCTTATTTCAACGATAGAGGGAGATATTCTCTACCTTGACCCTCCTTACAATCGTCGCCAATATGGAGCGAATTATCATATCTTAAACACGATTGCTCGTTATGATAGCTTTACACCCAAAGGTAAAACGGGAGTGCGAAGCTACGAGAGTTCAGCGTATTGCAAAACAACAACGGCGTTACAAGCATTAGAAAAACTGATTCAAGAAGCAAAGTTTTCGTACATTTTTGTAAGTTACAATGACGAGGGGATTATTTCCCAAGAAGCCATCATGAAAATGATGCAAAAATACGGCAGATACGAAAGTGTCAAAATACCACACCAGCGCTTTAAAGCCTATCAAAATCTAAAACAAAAGCACTCTATTTACGAATATCTTCATATGTTGGAAAAATTTTAG
- a CDS encoding beta-ketoacyl-ACP synthase III — MNNIYINDIQTFMPNAPVSNDEMEEYLGYIGGKKSKAKNIVLRSNGIKQRYYVLEKGTEKPLFSNAQITANAIKKLENSTFKLGEVECLSCGTTTPDQLMPNHTLMVQGELGISEIETLSASGICLSGVNALKYLYYGIKSGELSNGIATGSEVVSVLLSAKNFEEESKQWELLEKNPSLAFEKDFLRWMLSDGAGAMLLQDKPNSDRLSLKIEWIDVLSYAGEMPTCMYSGCEMVDGKAVGWRGYSQHEIMEKSLLSIAQDVKLLNDNIVEYTVVKPLRKILAKRCITPEVVDYFLPHYSSQFFKDKLYVGLVEVGLEIPYEKWFTNLTKCGNTGSASIYIMLEELFHSGKLRKGEKILCYIPESGRFSTAFMLLEVV; from the coding sequence ATGAATAATATCTATATCAACGACATCCAAACATTTATGCCCAATGCTCCTGTCTCCAACGACGAAATGGAGGAGTATTTAGGCTATATCGGTGGTAAAAAATCCAAAGCGAAAAACATAGTTCTAAGAAGCAATGGCATCAAACAGCGCTACTATGTGCTGGAAAAAGGAACCGAAAAACCTCTTTTCTCCAATGCGCAGATTACAGCCAATGCCATTAAAAAACTTGAAAACAGTACGTTTAAACTAGGTGAAGTCGAGTGTTTGTCGTGTGGTACAACTACGCCTGACCAACTTATGCCAAACCATACCTTGATGGTGCAAGGTGAGCTTGGCATCTCTGAGATAGAAACACTCAGTGCTTCTGGCATCTGTTTAAGCGGCGTGAATGCGCTCAAATACCTTTACTACGGTATCAAAAGCGGTGAGCTAAGTAACGGCATCGCGACAGGTTCCGAAGTCGTTTCGGTCCTCTTAAGTGCTAAAAATTTTGAAGAGGAGTCCAAGCAGTGGGAGTTGTTGGAGAAAAATCCTTCATTAGCGTTTGAAAAAGATTTTTTACGCTGGATGCTCTCTGATGGTGCTGGGGCGATGTTGCTTCAAGATAAACCTAACAGCGACAGACTCTCTTTGAAAATCGAGTGGATCGATGTGCTCTCCTATGCGGGAGAAATGCCAACGTGTATGTACAGCGGTTGCGAGATGGTTGATGGTAAAGCGGTTGGTTGGAGAGGTTATTCGCAACATGAGATCATGGAAAAATCGCTTTTGAGCATCGCCCAAGATGTGAAACTGCTCAACGACAACATCGTTGAATACACCGTTGTCAAGCCACTTCGAAAGATTTTAGCGAAGCGTTGCATCACCCCTGAGGTGGTTGATTATTTCTTGCCGCATTACTCTTCGCAGTTTTTTAAAGACAAACTCTATGTAGGCTTAGTAGAAGTTGGTTTGGAAATTCCTTATGAGAAGTGGTTTACGAACCTGACGAAGTGTGGAAATACAGGCTCTGCGTCTATCTACATCATGCTTGAAGAGCTTTTCCACTCGGGCAAGCTTAGAAAAGGCGAGAAAATTCTCTGCTACATTCCTGAGAGCGGACGTTTTTCAACCGCGTTTATGTTGCTTGAGGTTGTGTGA
- a CDS encoding alpha/beta fold hydrolase — MKIFVFILTFFLGLHAEALRGTFITEPIFKASVYMQTIGNPENPAIVLVHGLGDEASTIWESSIELLKNDYFVVTFDLPGFGQSSKANELYSPQNYAKFIHYVAQTYVKKPFHLVGHSMGGAIALKYTSMYPSDVASLVLVDAAGILHRSEYNNFLVQSGVNAFFDEQNGLIQGLQTQKVNSFIDKIAEKIDRKMSLDMGVVLASEDLRSTILGGMPHSIAAVALVEENFNGIPQKVGARTTIIWGETDTVAPVETGYVLHKLMPNSSFKILPNTGHVPMLTREEAFSHMLLTHLLNQEGIIRPVQPKNTQSYSVKIKDMSDKVYTGRIESMSIRNSQKIIIKDAVIEELVVLNSDVEIINSTIKAGKAVAITAQNAKISIVASDVFGKTKLQNTKLHLLGITMDVLGKPIEALSTSMVYFSLCQINNKLIHGKEILGN, encoded by the coding sequence ATGAAGATTTTTGTATTTATCTTGACTTTCTTTCTAGGGCTTCATGCGGAAGCGTTACGTGGAACGTTTATTACCGAGCCTATTTTTAAAGCTTCTGTTTACATGCAAACCATAGGCAATCCCGAAAATCCAGCCATTGTGCTGGTGCATGGATTGGGTGATGAGGCTTCTACGATTTGGGAAAGCAGTATTGAACTGTTAAAAAATGACTATTTTGTGGTGACCTTTGATCTTCCTGGTTTTGGGCAATCCAGTAAGGCAAATGAACTCTATTCTCCCCAAAATTACGCTAAGTTTATTCATTATGTTGCTCAAACGTATGTTAAAAAACCGTTTCATCTCGTTGGTCATTCCATGGGTGGGGCGATTGCGCTGAAGTATACCAGTATGTATCCTTCTGATGTGGCGAGTTTAGTGCTGGTGGATGCGGCTGGTATCTTGCATCGGTCTGAGTACAATAACTTTTTAGTGCAAAGTGGTGTGAATGCTTTTTTTGATGAGCAAAATGGCTTGATACAAGGTCTTCAAACGCAAAAGGTAAACTCTTTTATCGATAAAATAGCAGAGAAGATTGATCGAAAAATGTCTTTGGATATGGGCGTCGTGCTTGCGAGTGAAGATTTAAGAAGCACAATTCTTGGAGGCATGCCTCATAGCATCGCCGCGGTTGCGTTGGTCGAGGAGAATTTTAATGGAATTCCTCAAAAGGTTGGTGCGAGGACGACGATTATTTGGGGGGAAACAGACACGGTCGCTCCTGTAGAAACGGGCTATGTGCTTCATAAACTAATGCCTAATTCTTCATTCAAAATACTTCCTAATACGGGTCATGTACCGATGTTGACACGTGAAGAGGCTTTTTCTCACATGCTGTTGACGCATCTTTTAAACCAAGAGGGCATCATTCGCCCCGTTCAGCCAAAAAATACGCAAAGTTATAGTGTTAAGATTAAAGATATGAGCGATAAAGTTTATACGGGCAGAATTGAGAGTATGAGTATTCGCAATTCTCAAAAAATCATCATTAAAGATGCGGTGATTGAAGAACTAGTGGTTTTAAACTCGGATGTCGAGATTATCAATAGTACCATTAAAGCGGGGAAAGCAGTGGCAATAACGGCTCAAAATGCCAAAATTTCCATTGTCGCAAGTGATGTTTTTGGTAAAACAAAACTGCAAAATACAAAATTGCATCTTTTGGGCATCACCATGGATGTTCTTGGAAAACCCATCGAAGCGCTCTCAACCTCAATGGTTTACTTCTCTTTGTGTCAAATTAATAACAAATTGATTCATGGAAAAGAGATTTTGGGAAATTAA
- a CDS encoding DEAD/DEAH box helicase, with protein sequence MENNTHTTPTFESFGLHPEILKAVVEAGFTEPSPVQAESIPLVLAGNDIVAQAQTGTGKTAAFGLSTMSMIDPHLNKVQLLVITPTRELATQVSDELYSLGRFRGVKTVTIYGGSSYSRQIGLIEKGASVIVATPGRMLDLLKNGRLPGFSPKMVVLDEADEMLDMGFLEDIEEIFTYLPKERQTLLFSATMPDPIKRLASKILNEPKFVSVTPKDHTTNEDIEQLYYVINEYERDDAMIRLLDALEPEKSIVFCRTKKEVDRLSTQLMAVGYAAKGLHGDMEQNQRESVIKAFRSSQIEILVATDVAARGLNVADISHVFNYHMPFDPESYVHRIGRTGRAGKKGTAITLVTPIEFHSMQRIGKKVGSKIEHRIVPSLRDVKENKLIKIAEDIKNAELNENATKLLAILEEEMDMSQIALKLLSNLLKENTPVGPDKIGLDKKTLENVVKNIEERDGGRGRSGGGYRGNSGGRSSGGYRGNSGGSREGGGYRGNSSSGSRDGGGYKGSNPRDGGSRDARPPRGDGIPRSDSRGESRNPFAKEGSSSAPREGGGYKGNRDSGDSRPPRAPRADRPSAPRSDAGRAPKAAPRNAYKKD encoded by the coding sequence ATGGAAAACAACACACACACAACACCCACATTTGAATCGTTTGGCTTACACCCAGAGATCCTTAAAGCTGTCGTAGAAGCTGGCTTTACAGAACCAAGCCCCGTACAAGCAGAATCAATCCCTTTAGTACTAGCAGGTAACGACATCGTTGCGCAAGCACAAACTGGTACAGGTAAAACAGCTGCATTTGGTCTTTCTACAATGAGTATGATCGATCCACACCTTAATAAAGTACAACTTTTAGTCATTACACCAACACGTGAACTTGCAACGCAAGTCAGCGATGAGCTTTACTCATTAGGACGTTTTCGTGGCGTTAAAACTGTAACTATTTACGGTGGTAGCTCTTATTCACGTCAAATTGGTCTTATCGAAAAAGGTGCTAGCGTTATTGTTGCAACACCGGGTCGTATGTTAGACCTTCTTAAAAATGGTAGACTTCCAGGCTTTTCACCTAAAATGGTTGTTTTAGACGAAGCCGATGAGATGCTTGATATGGGCTTCTTAGAAGACATCGAAGAGATCTTTACCTACCTTCCAAAAGAGCGTCAAACCCTTCTTTTCTCAGCAACAATGCCTGATCCTATCAAACGTCTTGCAAGTAAAATTCTTAATGAGCCAAAATTTGTTAGTGTCACACCAAAAGATCACACAACCAATGAAGACATCGAACAACTTTACTATGTTATCAACGAGTATGAGAGAGATGATGCGATGATTCGTCTTTTGGACGCTCTTGAGCCTGAAAAATCCATCGTTTTCTGCCGTACCAAAAAAGAGGTTGATCGTCTTTCAACACAACTTATGGCAGTCGGTTATGCAGCAAAAGGTTTGCATGGTGATATGGAGCAAAATCAACGTGAGAGCGTTATTAAAGCGTTCCGTAGTTCACAAATTGAGATCCTTGTAGCAACTGACGTTGCAGCGCGTGGTCTTAATGTTGCTGACATCAGCCACGTTTTCAACTACCATATGCCATTTGATCCAGAGAGTTATGTTCACCGTATTGGTAGAACAGGACGTGCGGGTAAAAAAGGTACAGCGATTACATTGGTAACGCCTATCGAATTTCATTCAATGCAAAGAATCGGCAAAAAAGTTGGTTCTAAAATCGAGCACAGAATTGTTCCAAGTTTACGAGACGTCAAAGAGAACAAACTGATCAAAATTGCAGAAGATATTAAAAATGCAGAGCTTAATGAAAATGCTACAAAACTTCTTGCTATTTTAGAAGAAGAGATGGATATGTCTCAAATTGCACTTAAACTTCTCTCAAATCTTTTGAAAGAAAACACACCAGTCGGTCCAGATAAAATCGGTTTAGATAAAAAAACCTTGGAAAATGTTGTTAAAAACATCGAAGAGCGTGATGGTGGCCGTGGCAGAAGTGGTGGCGGTTACAGAGGAAATTCTGGCGGCAGAAGCAGTGGCGGTTATAGAGGAAACTCTGGCGGCTCACGTGAAGGTGGTGGATACAGAGGCAACTCTAGCAGTGGCTCACGCGATGGCGGTGGTTACAAAGGTTCAAACCCACGTGATGGCGGAAGCAGAGATGCACGTCCTCCAAGAGGCGATGGCATTCCTAGAAGTGACAGCAGAGGCGAGAGTCGTAACCCATTTGCAAAAGAGGGAAGCAGTTCAGCTCCACGCGAAGGCGGCGGATACAAAGGCAATCGTGACAGTGGCGATAGCAGACCACCACGCGCTCCAAGAGCCGACAGACCAAGCGCACCACGCAGTGACGCAGGTCGCGCTCCAAAAGCCGCTCCTCGTAACGCTTACAAAAAAGACTAA
- a CDS encoding mercuric transporter MerT family protein, whose protein sequence is MKKEILGVLTALFSAFAATACCLPPLLFLLFGISFGFLSFLEVLTPFRIPLSLLSLFVLWLSWRSYAHHTFTCNPQKRKRYLWLYSMILGVILVVLLYPEWANFLIGTNE, encoded by the coding sequence ATGAAAAAAGAGATTCTAGGTGTCCTAACAGCGCTGTTTTCAGCCTTTGCCGCAACGGCATGTTGTCTGCCTCCTCTGCTGTTTTTACTCTTTGGAATCTCTTTTGGATTTTTAAGTTTCTTAGAAGTCCTCACACCATTTCGTATACCACTCTCCCTTTTATCGCTCTTTGTTTTGTGGCTTTCATGGCGAAGTTACGCTCATCATACCTTTACATGTAATCCTCAAAAGAGAAAGCGTTATCTTTGGCTTTACTCAATGATTTTAGGGGTAATCCTTGTCGTATTACTTTATCCTGAGTGGGCAAATTTTCTAATAGGAACTAATGAATGA
- a CDS encoding beta-ketoacyl synthase chain length factor — protein MKVNLEILSNAYLLSEKSIELPRIKELVPQMMVRRRLTKAAKIAVELLNSVEHFEGGRILCGSAFGELETTANILNAIKDEQPLSPTDFQNSVYNTAVSYLSILYHNHNEILTISSGDKTSLNVLKAGALKALDGDVLLLLCFETLDIPNIEQVNHCIKYLESGVALVVRVTEEKATLKLEKSELAGVPNSISEMLHVAQNAPKLARAIVEVNL, from the coding sequence ATGAAGGTTAATTTAGAGATTTTAAGCAATGCTTATCTGCTAAGTGAAAAAAGCATAGAACTTCCTCGCATTAAAGAGTTAGTACCTCAGATGATGGTGCGCCGCCGCCTTACCAAAGCGGCGAAAATTGCCGTAGAACTTCTTAACAGTGTGGAGCATTTTGAGGGTGGTCGCATTCTCTGTGGGAGCGCTTTTGGCGAGCTTGAAACGACAGCGAATATTTTAAATGCCATTAAAGATGAACAACCTCTTAGCCCCACCGATTTTCAAAATTCGGTTTACAATACCGCTGTTTCGTACCTCTCCATTTTGTACCATAACCACAATGAGATTTTGACCATCTCTAGTGGTGACAAAACGTCATTGAATGTTCTTAAAGCGGGAGCACTGAAAGCGTTGGATGGCGATGTGTTGCTTCTTTTGTGTTTTGAAACGCTGGATATACCAAACATCGAACAGGTCAATCATTGCATTAAGTATCTTGAAAGTGGCGTGGCGTTGGTCGTGCGTGTAACCGAAGAGAAAGCAACTCTAAAGCTTGAAAAAAGCGAGCTTGCGGGTGTTCCAAACTCCATAAGTGAGATGTTACATGTAGCTCAGAATGCACCCAAACTTGCGCGCGCTATTGTCGAAGTGAACCTATGA
- a CDS encoding beta-ketoacyl-[acyl-carrier-protein] synthase family protein, which produces MPKNSVFINGFESVCCAGESCEELFEAICTHQSGIKTFSEFISDKQIALGKIEKPFSIEALLGLTCKKVLEQSNLENFENTLLVVGSSVGGMQTTESIFLRDHHYKNINPKLHAIDTIAHILSQKFSLKDDISFSTACTSSANALGYAYEMIAKGVYENVLVVGFDTLSLTTIRGFDALGVLSSRPCQPFDVNRDGMNVAEGIAVLLLQHQPQKESIELMGVGYSSDAHHMAHPSPDGAGALCAMQKALKCANVESCDVGYINAHGTGTTANDASEANAIEALFGSSVNVSSTKSITGHTLGAAGALEAIICVMALQKQMIPPNTHLVEPENKTLNFVKVAKAHTFRYALSNSLAFGGNNTSLLFGLPQ; this is translated from the coding sequence ATGCCCAAAAATAGTGTTTTTATAAATGGTTTTGAGTCGGTTTGTTGTGCAGGAGAGAGTTGTGAAGAACTTTTTGAAGCAATTTGTACACATCAAAGTGGTATTAAAACTTTCAGTGAATTCATTTCTGACAAACAGATTGCTTTAGGCAAAATCGAGAAACCTTTTTCCATCGAAGCACTTTTAGGGCTTACATGTAAAAAAGTTTTAGAGCAGAGCAATCTTGAAAATTTTGAGAATACACTCCTTGTTGTCGGCTCTTCCGTGGGTGGGATGCAAACAACGGAGAGCATTTTTTTAAGAGATCATCATTATAAAAACATCAATCCCAAACTCCACGCGATTGATACCATCGCACACATCCTTTCTCAGAAATTTTCGCTCAAAGATGACATCTCTTTTTCAACCGCTTGTACATCTAGTGCCAATGCTTTGGGCTATGCGTACGAGATGATCGCTAAAGGCGTTTATGAAAATGTTTTAGTGGTGGGTTTTGATACGCTCTCTTTAACGACCATACGAGGTTTTGACGCGCTTGGTGTACTGAGTTCTCGCCCGTGCCAACCATTTGATGTGAATCGAGATGGCATGAATGTGGCGGAAGGCATCGCTGTTTTATTGCTTCAACATCAGCCTCAAAAAGAGAGCATTGAGCTCATGGGGGTTGGGTACAGCTCCGACGCGCATCACATGGCACATCCAAGTCCTGATGGTGCAGGTGCGCTTTGTGCGATGCAAAAAGCACTGAAATGTGCCAATGTTGAGTCTTGCGATGTGGGTTACATTAACGCCCATGGTACGGGCACGACCGCCAATGATGCGAGTGAAGCCAATGCCATTGAAGCGCTTTTTGGAAGCAGTGTGAATGTGAGTTCGACCAAATCCATTACGGGACATACGCTGGGGGCTGCTGGAGCGCTTGAAGCGATCATTTGTGTTATGGCGCTTCAAAAGCAGATGATTCCTCCTAACACACATTTAGTTGAACCCGAAAATAAAACGCTTAATTTTGTAAAGGTTGCCAAAGCGCACACCTTTCGTTATGCCCTAAGCAATTCACTCGCTTTTGGTGGCAATAATACCTCACTTCTTTTTGGATTACCCCAATGA
- a CDS encoding ArsS family sensor histidine kinase: MRKISIVTLISIFFAFTLVVINIAFVIEYKRQISDLQFFTFQRFMMAMKMMHHNETDQEAMLLKLGLRISDQEKSILIQEGKKLLEDPFSDMILYEKKLYFVPRKPPPPPPPMMSDSGFRPPPPFPMQKRFEPPVLENIEVFSLYRLWILGSVINVLLLLFFGIVLRKLLRLRNLKSAIHTFGDTKKFQPIGVESEDELGEIASEFNLAMQKIHLLKEARTLFLRNILHELKTPIMKGKILSNALENAKQQTQLERIFERLETLLGEMVKVEKLSSNEWVLEAKEYRVVDVLDHAMDLLLSDTKRIHILPQEMAPLVNVDFDLFATAIKNILDNALKHSTEAVEVDIGLDSMSICSFGERIPSERLDFSRAFNRAVEGSSSGLGLGLYIANAIVAKHGFELSYLHVEGQNHFTIHFTLKEVEKNSPR, from the coding sequence ATGCGTAAGATATCCATTGTCACCCTTATTTCGATCTTTTTTGCCTTCACTTTGGTGGTGATTAATATTGCCTTTGTGATTGAGTATAAAAGACAGATAAGCGACCTTCAATTTTTTACATTTCAGCGTTTTATGATGGCTATGAAAATGATGCATCATAATGAGACTGACCAAGAAGCCATGCTTTTAAAACTGGGTCTTCGCATCAGTGATCAGGAAAAAAGCATTTTAATCCAAGAGGGTAAAAAACTCTTAGAAGACCCTTTTTCCGATATGATTTTATATGAAAAAAAGCTCTATTTTGTTCCAAGAAAGCCACCTCCACCGCCTCCACCGATGATGTCAGATTCAGGATTTCGTCCCCCTCCACCTTTTCCTATGCAAAAGAGGTTTGAGCCACCTGTTTTAGAAAATATTGAGGTGTTTTCACTCTATCGCCTTTGGATTTTAGGGAGTGTTATCAATGTTCTTTTACTGCTTTTTTTTGGCATTGTGTTGCGTAAGCTTTTACGCCTTCGCAACCTTAAAAGTGCGATTCATACGTTTGGCGATACCAAGAAATTTCAGCCTATTGGTGTGGAAAGTGAGGATGAACTGGGAGAAATTGCTTCAGAGTTTAATCTTGCGATGCAAAAGATTCATCTTCTCAAAGAGGCGCGCACGCTGTTTTTACGCAATATCTTGCATGAGCTTAAAACGCCGATTATGAAGGGAAAAATTCTCTCCAACGCTTTGGAAAATGCGAAGCAGCAAACGCAATTGGAGCGTATCTTTGAACGTCTTGAAACCTTGTTGGGTGAGATGGTTAAAGTGGAAAAACTCAGCTCCAACGAGTGGGTTTTAGAAGCAAAAGAGTACCGTGTGGTGGATGTGCTCGACCATGCGATGGATCTACTTTTAAGCGACACCAAACGTATCCACATTTTACCGCAAGAGATGGCGCCCTTGGTGAATGTTGACTTTGATCTTTTTGCTACTGCGATCAAAAACATACTCGATAATGCGCTCAAACATTCTACTGAAGCCGTCGAAGTTGATATTGGTCTTGATAGCATGAGTATTTGTAGTTTTGGCGAAAGAATACCGAGTGAACGACTTGATTTTTCACGGGCCTTTAACCGAGCTGTTGAAGGTTCAAGTAGTGGTTTAGGGCTTGGGCTTTACATCGCCAATGCGATTGTTGCAAAGCATGGATTTGAGCTAAGTTATTTACATGTAGAGGGACAGAATCACTTTACGATTCATTTTACGCTAAAAGAGGTGGAGAAAAACTCTCCACGTTAG
- a CDS encoding phosphopantetheine-binding protein has translation MQTLKEILIKNLKLEDMTPEDIDDTMPLFGEDGLGLDSVDSIELVLTVDKEFGVKIADSKEYEKIFANVQSLLDFINAQK, from the coding sequence ATGCAAACATTAAAAGAGATATTGATTAAGAATTTAAAGCTAGAAGATATGACACCAGAGGACATAGACGACACAATGCCTCTTTTTGGTGAAGATGGCTTGGGACTTGATTCGGTGGATTCTATAGAGCTTGTATTAACGGTTGACAAAGAGTTTGGCGTCAAAATTGCAGACTCTAAAGAGTATGAAAAAATATTTGCGAATGTTCAAAGTTTATTAGACTTTATCAATGCCCAAAAATAG
- a CDS encoding response regulator yields MHFLVVDDSSTMRRILCNTLGTIGYSTTEAEDGLDALKKIKDQKFDAIMTDWNMPKMNGLELVRSLRAMEEYKHTPIIMVTTEGGKHEVITAIKEGVNNYIVKPFTAYVLREKLKDII; encoded by the coding sequence ATGCATTTTTTAGTTGTTGATGATAGCTCAACAATGCGCAGAATTTTGTGCAACACTCTGGGAACTATTGGGTATAGTACGACGGAGGCAGAAGATGGACTGGATGCGCTTAAAAAGATCAAAGACCAAAAATTTGATGCGATCATGACAGACTGGAATATGCCTAAGATGAATGGCTTAGAGCTTGTGCGAAGTCTTCGAGCCATGGAAGAGTACAAACATACTCCGATCATCATGGTAACGACGGAGGGTGGAAAACACGAAGTCATCACTGCCATCAAAGAAGGCGTTAATAACTATATCGTCAAGCCTTTCACCGCCTATGTTCTTCGTGAAAAGCTTAAAGATATTATCTAA
- a CDS encoding transglutaminase-like domain-containing protein produces MQRRAFIKGCVALGASSVILPQVSILEASEPKSKTRIFFVTNSYNLKHENKNDLTKLWVPLPQETSYQKVSDFKFSSNATHAYVTDKNSYKARTLYAEWKNGGEKLLEVTYTITTYERNSDLSKATASTKYPKDVAHYLKPTAHIPTSGKVKELALKITENSKTPLDKAKAIYAWVTEHMYRDNAVVGCGLGDAGKAIENNIMGGKCTDISSVFVALLRSVGVPAREIFGIRLGSSRYSKACGSSDEKGLAKITGGEHCRAEFYLDGAGWVPCDPADVAKVILTEKMTLGDPLVKEVREYFFGNWEMNWMGYNTARDFVLTPTPAQKPINMFGYPYAEVGDEVLDYYAPAAFAYSFNSQEKL; encoded by the coding sequence ATGCAAAGAAGAGCGTTTATTAAAGGCTGCGTAGCACTAGGTGCAAGTTCTGTCATTCTCCCTCAGGTTTCGATTTTGGAAGCGAGTGAACCAAAATCAAAAACACGTATTTTTTTCGTCACAAACAGTTATAACCTCAAGCACGAAAACAAAAATGACTTGACCAAACTCTGGGTTCCACTTCCTCAAGAGACAAGTTATCAAAAAGTAAGCGATTTTAAATTTAGTTCTAACGCAACCCATGCGTATGTAACGGATAAAAACAGTTATAAAGCCAGAACGCTTTACGCTGAGTGGAAAAATGGTGGTGAAAAACTCCTCGAAGTCACGTACACCATTACCACGTATGAGCGCAATTCAGACCTCTCAAAAGCAACCGCTTCAACCAAATATCCTAAAGATGTAGCACACTACCTCAAACCAACCGCACACATCCCAACCAGTGGCAAAGTCAAAGAGTTGGCGCTTAAAATTACAGAGAACAGCAAAACACCTCTTGATAAAGCCAAAGCAATTTACGCGTGGGTCACTGAGCATATGTACCGTGATAATGCCGTAGTCGGTTGTGGTTTAGGCGATGCAGGAAAAGCGATTGAAAATAACATCATGGGCGGAAAGTGTACCGATATTAGCTCTGTTTTTGTAGCACTTCTTAGAAGTGTAGGTGTGCCTGCACGTGAGATCTTTGGTATCCGTTTAGGCAGTTCTCGCTACTCGAAAGCATGCGGAAGCAGTGATGAAAAAGGGTTGGCGAAAATCACGGGAGGCGAGCATTGTCGTGCTGAGTTTTACCTTGATGGCGCAGGCTGGGTTCCATGCGATCCTGCCGATGTGGCTAAAGTCATCTTGACCGAGAAAATGACGCTGGGTGATCCACTTGTAAAAGAGGTACGAGAGTATTTCTTCGGCAACTGGGAGATGAACTGGATGGGTTACAACACAGCGCGTGATTTTGTGTTAACGCCAACACCAGCGCAAAAACCGATCAATATGTTTGGTTACCCGTACGCGGAAGTCGGCGATGAAGTCTTAGACTATTACGCTCCAGCCGCGTTTGCGTATAGCTTCAACTCTCAAGAAAAACTCTAA
- a CDS encoding heavy-metal-associated domain-containing protein — MKKWLILLLPLMLFAKEEVVIKVAEMHCPLCTTAVKKALKSVEGVESSKVTLETKLAVVIAKDGIEDKTFLEAVKTTGYEGVIVSRHHLKD, encoded by the coding sequence ATGAAAAAATGGTTGATACTCCTTTTGCCTTTAATGCTCTTTGCCAAAGAAGAAGTCGTCATTAAAGTCGCTGAAATGCACTGTCCTTTGTGTACAACAGCGGTCAAAAAAGCATTGAAAAGTGTTGAGGGTGTTGAGTCATCTAAAGTAACATTAGAGACAAAATTGGCGGTTGTGATTGCTAAAGATGGCATTGAAGATAAGACGTTTTTAGAAGCGGTGAAAACGACGGGGTATGAGGGTGTGATTGTGTCTCGGCATCATCTTAAAGACTAA